The nucleotide window CAGGAAGCGGAATGCGGCCTCGATACACTTGACCGGGCTATGCGCACCCGCCGTCAACTCCTGATAGGTGGCCGGCGCCATGGTGACCACGTGGCGGGTCTCCCCCGCGTCGTCGCGCACCACCACCGCGAATTTCAGGGGATCCCCGCCGGCGCTCTGCCGCACCTCGATCATTGCCATGCCTTCCGTTGCCCCATGGGGATATTCTGCATGCCGTGCGGCGCGTGATCACCTGCCGGGCGGGTCGCCACATGGTGGCATTGTTTTTGATTGCCGCGCCATGACGCGACAGGGACACACGGATGGGTTCCATGCAGAGCAAGCCTGACAGCGGCGATTACCTCGCCCTTTTCAGCCGGTACAAGGAAGACTTCGGGGATGTCTACATGGACCCCGAGGACGAGCGGTTCCGGCTGCTGTTCGATCAGATCTGCCGCATGCTCACCCAGCCCTCCGCGTTCAATCTCAGCCTGCCCGAGCAATTCCGCACCACCGCCTTCCGCTATCTCGAAGGCGACCCGCACACGGTCGCGCACATGACAACCGTCGAGAACCGCCACTTCATGCTGAGCGACGTGTTCGACTATATCCACCTGGTCCAGACCATGGGCGGCTCCTGGGACCAGCGCGGGCGGTAGGCGCCCGTCGGACCACAGGCGCCCCATGGCTTCTGCCGGGGTCAGCGCAGCAGGGCGTCCAGCGTCTCGCATTCGGCGGGGCTCAGGCGAAATTCGAAGATGGCCAGGTCCTGGCTCATGTGGTCCTGCGAGGTGGTGCCGGTCAGGCACACCATGTCCATCTGGGTCAGGTAGCGGAAAAACACCTGGGCCGGGGTGCGGCCATGTCTGGCGGCCATTGCGACGAGGCTCGGCTGGGCCAGGACCTCGGGATTGGCGGTCAGGGTCCAGAAGCTCTGATAGAGAATGCCGTTGGTGCCGCAAAAGGCCCGAAGCCGCCGGTCGTACTTGGTCTTGGCGTAAAAGCGGTTCTGGACCAGCGCGGGCTTGATCCGGGCCTGCCGGAACAGGGTTTCGAGCCGCCGCAGGTCATAGCAGTTGCTGATGCCCAGTTGGCGGACGCGACCTTGCTCGCACAGGCCCTCCATGGCCCGCCACACCTCCAGCGTATCCCTGTCTTCGGGATAGGGGGAATGCAGGACGAGGCCATCGAGATAGTCGGTGCGCAGGTTGGCGAGCGAGGCCTGGAAGGACTGCCGCACCTGCTCGCCCAGGCTGGCCTTGGGATCTTAGGGGATGGCGTCGGGGTCCTGCCCCGCTACGGCGGTGAACTTGGTTTGCAGATAGATGTCCGCGCGGGTGAGCCCAGGTCCCAACACGGCGGCCAGTCCCTCGCCCACGCCCGGCTCATGGTAATGCTTGGGCTGACAGGCGGTGTCGATGCCGCGAAAGCCCGAACGCAGGGCCAATTCCACCAATTCCGCGGTGCGTTCCTTTTTCCAGGCCGTGCCGTAGAGGATCCGGGGCATGACGACCCCGCGCGCGGAGACGATGCGGCTCTGGTCTTCGCCGCCGTCCTTCGAGACTCGATCTGCCGCAGGCATGCTCAGGCCTCCACGGGCGCGAGAACCGGGGTCGGTTTTGCTGGAAACCGCTGTGGTGTCATCATTTTCGTCCCCGCTCTCAGGCCGCCCCGGTAAAGACCGTCAGCACCCCGGTGTAGCCGTAGAGATGGTGGCGGGCGATCTCGCCGCCGGCGAAGAAGCCGATGAGGGGCACCGGGCCCAGGGCCTCGCTGACCATCTGGAATTCCGCGTTGCGGTGGCCGAAATGGGGGCCGCCCCGCCCGGAACAGCTGATGTACAGGGCGCCCCTGATGCCGCCTGCGGCCTCCGCCTGGGC belongs to Xanthobacter autotrophicus Py2 and includes:
- a CDS encoding conserved hypothetical protein (KEGG: nha:Nham_3731 hypothetical protein), yielding MAMIEVRQSAGGDPLKFAVVVRDDAGETRHVVTMAPATYQELTAGAHSPVKCIEAAFRFLLDREAKEQILGRFDMGVIPHYYPDFQRRFPDYLSQA
- a CDS encoding hypothetical protein (KEGG: rru:Rru_A2730 hypothetical protein): MGSMQSKPDSGDYLALFSRYKEDFGDVYMDPEDERFRLLFDQICRMLTQPSAFNLSLPEQFRTTAFRYLEGDPHTVAHMTTVENRHFMLSDVFDYIHLVQTMGGSWDQRGR